A single genomic interval of Zunongwangia sp. HGR-M22 harbors:
- a CDS encoding AAA family ATPase codes for MEEQNIQPENDQNKELNFDNRIPLEDLKNSVEDLKSQLSQIIVGQTEFVELLIVGLLSNGHVLIEGVPGVAKTITAKLFAKCLQTDFSRIQFTPDLMPSDVLGTSVLNMKTSDFEFKPGPVFSNIILIDEINRAPAKTQAALFEVMEERQITIDGKRHQLQDPFMVLATQNPVEQEGTYALPEAQLDRFLFKIEVDYPKLEEEIEILKGHHERKGQKPESNITSILSPEKLNELKTQIFDIKIDEKLLHYIAEIVSKTRQHAHLYLGASPRASIAIMNAAKAFAAINGRDFVIPEDIKKSLNPVLGHRIILSPDREMEGMKTKDVIQMISQSVEIPR; via the coding sequence ATGGAAGAACAAAATATACAACCAGAAAACGACCAAAATAAAGAACTGAATTTTGACAATCGAATTCCGCTAGAAGACTTAAAAAATTCAGTCGAAGATTTAAAATCTCAGCTTTCGCAGATTATTGTTGGTCAAACCGAATTTGTAGAATTGCTTATTGTAGGCTTACTTTCTAATGGCCACGTTTTGATAGAAGGTGTTCCCGGCGTTGCAAAAACGATAACAGCAAAACTTTTTGCGAAATGCCTGCAAACCGATTTCAGCAGAATTCAGTTTACGCCAGATTTAATGCCGAGTGATGTTTTGGGAACTTCAGTATTAAATATGAAAACCTCAGACTTCGAGTTTAAACCAGGCCCGGTATTCTCAAATATCATTCTTATCGACGAGATAAACCGTGCACCTGCAAAAACACAAGCCGCTCTTTTTGAGGTCATGGAAGAACGACAGATTACAATCGATGGAAAACGCCATCAATTACAAGATCCTTTTATGGTGTTGGCTACTCAAAACCCCGTAGAACAAGAAGGAACTTATGCGTTACCTGAGGCGCAACTGGATCGATTTCTTTTTAAAATTGAAGTTGATTATCCAAAATTAGAAGAAGAAATTGAAATTCTTAAAGGTCACCACGAACGAAAAGGCCAAAAACCTGAAAGTAACATCACTTCCATCCTTTCACCTGAAAAATTAAATGAACTAAAAACGCAAATTTTCGATATCAAAATTGATGAAAAGTTATTGCATTATATTGCAGAGATTGTAAGTAAAACACGCCAGCATGCGCATCTCTATTTAGGTGCTTCACCAAGAGCTTCGATTGCGATAATGAATGCAGCAAAAGCCTTCGCTGCCATAAATGGGCGTGATTTTGTAATTCCTGAAGATATTAAGAAATCACTAAATCCTGTTTTAGGACATCGTATTATCCTTTCGCCAGATCGTGAGATGGAAGGCATGAAAACCAAAGATGTAATTCAAATGATTAGCCAATCTGTAGAAATTCCGCGATAG
- a CDS encoding DUF4350 domain-containing protein, whose amino-acid sequence MSKFYKISLGVFIFLIAFLTYLEAIEPTPINWYPSYAKQDKIPLGTYVFYENWKASNPDNFKEINIPPFEYLSDSAGIENGTYFFLNNYVSFDEDELNKLLNWVEKGNTAFIASDVFGEHFLDTLNLDTKPYNKKIEDEISFIPKTELDLVNPNFGENGPFEVPHEFSSIYFSKIDTLKTTILGTVKYDDDTITEPQINFIETEFGKGKIVLHSTPEAFGNYFVLKNNNFKYAENVLAYIDQNQPIYWDNYYKTGKAQPTSLLYIIMQNKPLKWAYYLMIIASLLFIIFEGKRKQRAIPVVKPLKNQSYEYTQTIADLYLEKKQVDELTKKRIQHFKEYIRTEMKLDPDKKRDEFYPILADKTGNSIDFIKELFENIEAVESKKATAQDYETICKGIHKFKYANAIKTKNIV is encoded by the coding sequence ATGAGTAAATTTTATAAAATTTCGCTTGGTGTTTTTATCTTCTTAATAGCCTTTCTCACCTATTTAGAAGCTATCGAGCCTACGCCCATAAACTGGTATCCCAGCTACGCTAAACAAGATAAAATCCCTCTAGGAACTTATGTTTTTTATGAAAACTGGAAAGCCAGCAATCCAGATAATTTTAAAGAGATAAATATCCCTCCTTTCGAGTATCTAAGCGATAGTGCAGGTATTGAGAATGGCACCTATTTCTTTTTAAATAATTATGTGAGTTTTGATGAAGATGAATTAAATAAATTGCTGAATTGGGTTGAAAAAGGAAATACGGCCTTTATAGCTTCAGATGTATTTGGCGAGCATTTCTTAGACACACTTAATTTAGACACCAAACCTTACAACAAGAAAATTGAAGATGAAATTTCGTTTATCCCCAAAACGGAATTAGACCTGGTAAACCCAAATTTTGGCGAGAATGGCCCATTCGAAGTTCCGCATGAGTTTAGTTCTATTTACTTCAGCAAAATAGATACCTTAAAAACGACTATTCTGGGAACCGTAAAATATGATGACGATACGATAACTGAGCCGCAAATAAATTTTATTGAAACTGAATTCGGAAAAGGAAAAATCGTTTTACATAGTACGCCAGAAGCTTTTGGAAATTATTTTGTACTGAAAAACAACAATTTTAAATATGCTGAAAATGTATTGGCTTATATCGATCAAAATCAGCCTATTTATTGGGATAATTATTACAAAACCGGTAAAGCCCAACCTACAAGTCTATTGTATATCATCATGCAAAACAAGCCATTAAAATGGGCCTATTATCTTATGATCATTGCATCGCTGCTATTCATTATTTTTGAAGGAAAACGGAAGCAGCGCGCAATCCCGGTGGTAAAACCTTTAAAAAATCAGTCGTACGAATACACACAAACGATTGCCGATCTTTACCTTGAAAAAAAGCAGGTGGACGAGTTGACAAAAAAGCGTATTCAGCATTTTAAGGAATATATTCGTACAGAAATGAAACTGGATCCCGATAAAAAAAGAGATGAATTTTATCCAATTTTAGCTGATAAAACAGGAAATTCTATAGATTTTATAAAAGAATTGTTCGAAAATATAGAAGCGGTAGAAAGTAAGAAAGCTACCGCACAGGATTACGAAACTATATGTAAAGGCATCCATAAATTTAAATATGCAAATGCCATAAAAACCAAAAATATCGTTTGA